The proteins below come from a single Asterias rubens chromosome 9, eAstRub1.3, whole genome shotgun sequence genomic window:
- the LOC117294303 gene encoding 5-hydroxytryptamine receptor 1F-like, with protein MGDLTTLSDEWTPGNGTDLPGEDDPPYSPWATVLILLLTGTVIVLTLFGNILVILSVCLDRKLRKPPNFLIINLAISDIAVAALDMPFAAAYQIKKVWIWGPAVCDLWISCDVLACTGSIMTLCMISVDRYMAITRPMTYVNKRTSRLMLLFILIVWVTSAFIGFQPLFIWGGNEHGPEYNFCLISQNPYYTIISTLGAFYLPLSVMLLVYFKIYRAARKSELADLKQRQTATIKRAAVKLNSIDVGRSIDSTRNSNSSNEDTISTSRSQERRPSLPRLAEFISLRTRFSSGSIKKGPRRISLKRERKAAKTLGVILGAFIFCWLPFFIVTLIRPYCSCEINSVLESCLLWLGFLNSLLNPIIYPFFTKDFGPAYRRMLCCTCIRFRTSGNNFYRRTQVTFRQVPLPVNGHDDDDSSEDNDSQHSVMVTFQIKHEVDKSEREVNGNVDVEPNDSSVN; from the coding sequence ATGGGGGACTTGACGACACTCTCCGACGAGTGGACACCGGGGAATGGGACGGATTTACCCGGCGAGGATGACCCACCGTACTCGCCATGGGCCACCGTCTTGATCTTACTCCTCACCGGTACCGTCATCGTCTTAACTCTCTTCGGGAATATACTGGTCATCTTATCTGTGTGTCTCGACCGCAAGCTCCGCAAACCACCCAATTTTCTCATCATCAACTTAGCGATATCAGACATTGCCGTTGCAGCATTGGATATGCCGTTTGCCGCAGCATACCAAATTAAGAAAGTTTGGATTTGGGGACCGGCAGTGTGTGACTTGTGGATTTCATGCGACGTTTTAGCGTGCACTGGCTCTATCATGACTCTGTGTATGATCAGTGTGGATCGGTACATGGCCATAACAAGACCGATGACTTACGTGAATAAACGCACCTCTAGGCTCATGCTACTGTTTATACTCATCGTATGGGTGACAAGTGCGTTTATTGGGTTTCAACCCCTGTTCATATGGGGAGGAAATGAACACGGGCCCGAGTATAACTTCTGTCTGATCTCACAGAACCCGTACTATACGATCATTTCAACGCTGGGGGCTTTCTATCTTCCACTCTCCGTTAtgttattggtttattttaagaTTTATCGCGCGGCTCGGAAGAGCGAGCTGGCTGATTTGAAGCAAAGGCAGACTGCAACCATCAAACGCGCGGCAGTGAAATTAAACTCCATTGATGTGGGTCGATCCATAGACTCCACACGGAATTCTAATAGCTCAAATGAGGATACCATTAGCACTTCTCGTTCCCAGGAGAGGAGACCCTCTTTACCAAGATTAGCCGAGTTCATATCATTACGTACGAGGTTCTCCTCGGGGTCGATCAAGAAGGGACCGAGGCGCATTTCACTCAAACGCGAGCGTAAAGCGGCCAAGACACTCGGCGTCATCTTGGGAGCGTTTATCTTCTGCTGGTTGCCGTTCTTCATCGTGACATTGATAAGGCCCTACTGTTCATGTGAGATCAACTCAGTACTCGAGTCGTGTTTGCTGTGGTTGGGGTTCTTGAACTCGTTGCTCAACCCCATTATTTATCCGTTTTTCACCAAGGACTTTGGACCTGCGTACCGCCGGATGCTTTGTTGCACATGTATTCGATTCAGGACATCGGGGAATAACTTCTATAGGCGCACGCAGGTGACATTCCGCCAGGTGCCACTGCCTGTCAATGGACACGACGACGACGACAGTAGCGAGGACAACGACAGTCAGCACTCTGTCATGGTCACCTTTCAGATTAAACATGAAGTTGATAAAAGTGAACGCGAAGTCAATGGAAACGTAGATGTGGAACCAAATGACTCGTCAGTAAACTGA